The DNA region CTGCTCAGCACCAAGGGACTGGGGCACCCCTTTTCTGCATTGTCATTGCTGTCACATGAGACTCATGAAAAGTTGCTGAGGACCACACTGCACCCTGGGCACAGCTGGTGCCGTAGTTCAGTGTCCTTTCTTCGCCGTCAGGGGTTTGTGTGAGCCACAGAGAAGCACCTGGAGTGCTGtatgtgctgctgtttgttccAGCCTGCTAAGAACCAGACCAAGGTGCCAGTCTTGCAGGTCTGCAGCTCCCCAGCTTGCTCCAGGGAGAAGATGCTGCTGTGGATGTGCCACATGCTGGGCTCTGTTGATGCTGCATCTAACCTGGGCGAGGAGTGCATCTCTGCCACGTGCCTGAGTGCAGCTGCTTGTGCTGGTAATTATTGTAGCATTATGGCCCTGCTCTTTGCCTCTTGAGAAGCTGACTGCTGGCACAGACCCAGGTTTCTAACTGATCTGAACTGAAAACTCCTTGATTACTCCTGGAAGCTGGTGTTGGATCTGTCTGTGCCTGCAGGCTACTTGTCTGTGGGGTGgtgggcagccctgcagccatgcTCCTCATACCACTGCTCTTTGCTAACCTTGAGTTCTGCGCCAGCACTTCCAGCTCAAGATCCAGGAGCTTGGCAGCGTGGCTGGCTATGATTTGCTGCCTGCATGTGCCAAATCTGGATTCAGACTTGCAGGGAGGTGGTCCTGCCATGAGAAGGATTAGTCTGAAATTGTGGCCTCTGTGCTTCTGCCTTGCTGGCGTGGGGGCACACGGTTGCACAGCAAGTGGTTACAAGGCACCCTGGTGGTGTGGCTCTTGGTAGAAGTGTGTTCTGCTCTGTGTTCCCTGTGCCAACTTGCCCAGCTTCAGCTGACTCCCACCAGGCACAGCAGATGCAGGGAATTACACTATGCCAGGCCCAGCTGAACCACTGGCCATTCAGCTGCTGTCTCACACAGAGGAAGGCAACAGCATGAGGGGAGCTGCACACAGTGGCAGCTCAAATTGCTTCTGCCCTAGGCCATGCAGAAGAGTCAATCCAGCAAGAGCAGAGGGAAGGTgtgaggatgaggaggctgtCACAGGTCGAGCCGGAAGGCCCCAAAATAGCTGGCTGCTTCATCGTTGTAGTCAATGGCCAGTGAGGAGACAGAGACGAAGAGCTCATCACCGGCCTTGAGCTCGAACAGTCCCCCCTGGTAGAGAGCGTGGAGGCCATATTCTGCCTCGGGTGCCCAGCATTTGGTGCCCACTCCTTTGAGCAGAAGGATGGGCTGGCTGTAGGAGGTCTTCCAGTTGATGCACTGCACAACCTGAGGCACTGAGACACGGGCGCCGGCCCCATCGCGGGAGTAGCGGAAGTAGATCTGGGAGTAGACGTAGTACTTGCCTGCCTGGTTGACCCGCAGCCGGCCGTCCCGGTACGTGATGTTCTGCAGGTGTGAGTGGATGGTGCTGTCCTCCCAGCGAGTGATGGCGTGGCGGCAGGACTGTGAGAGGTTCCCAAAGCGTCTGGAGCTTCCTGAGGAGAAGGCAGGGTCATTAAAGGAGCGTACTGCACTGAGGGCACCAATTCAGGGCCAATAGGGATGGCCCTATCGTGCTCctacagccatccagcttggAGGTGGGGTGGGGAGAGTGGTCTTGCACTGGAAAGGACAAACATCTTTCCATCTGCCAGAAATTGCAACCTCCCACACTCAGCTCTCAGGTGGACATCTCTGGGGGagatctatgattctatgatcttttcCCCGCCCCCACCCCAGAAGCCCCCCAGCACCCTGCTGGCCTCTCCTGGCTCACCGTCCTGGGCTGGACTCTGTGGGCGTAGGGTGAGATGTGCTGAGGGTTTGCCGAGTGTTTTGGTAGCAACCTGCCCCTCTGAGCTGTTGAAGTAGCTCCTCTGGGCCTCTGCAAAGAAAGGGACAAATGGATTTAGGAGGCAGAGGGCGCAGGGACCCACAGACCAATGCTGGCATATCCTTACTTAGCAACCAGAGAGAACAAGGCAGGAGAATGCCCCACTGCCCCTACACAAGGGGAGTTCACTTGGGGCGACTGTGTAGTCAATTATTATctaacagctctgtgctgcttcctGGGTAGATGGGTTCCACAGTCTCCAATCCAGCAGATATAACATCCCTCCAACCCTGGTGGGGCAGTCTGCCTTCCCACCccagctcacagtgctgtgCCGGATGGAGTTTGCCCTGGGAGCGGCCGATCacccttgacctgctggcacCCCTGGCCCCATGCTGAGCCGTTGCACGTGGACATGGCCCAGCCCGCGGTGCAGCTCAGAAACCCGTAACACCATGCAGCAAAGGTTCCCCGTGAGCGGAACCCCAACTCCTGCCCCGGTGCTGAGGGATGCACTCACCATTCACCACGCTTCTGCTGATAACGTTCTCTGTCACCTGAACcattagagaagaaaacaatccCATGGTTTAAAGATGCAAAGGCTGTTCCCTGCCCCCAGCTCCTCTCATCCTTCCAAGCTTTCGATATGTTCTTTCATGCCACGCCTCTGGACTCTAccatctcctctgtgcagaGGGTttggcatgcagccccttgtGCAGTCCTGCATGGATTGAGCCTCTGCCACCCACCGGTGAAGtagatggggaaactgaggcaggcaGGCAAATGGGAGCTCTTCTTTCATGTGTCCCACCCTCCCCAGCCCTacagccagcagccccaggctCACCGTGGCCACATAGGCTTTGATGGTGTTGGCCAGCTTGAGGCAAGACTGGTTGCTGATCAGCTCTTCCAAGTTGGAGCCTTCCTGCTGCTGATTGATAAGCTGCAGACACCTCAGTTCCTCCGAGCTGCCCTGTGACTGAGCTTTGAGCTGGAATGGAAACACCTGGATGTTCACagactgcacagagcagagtgagGCAGCGCACACGACTTGGCTGGGCGTAGTGGGGATCCCTGCAGGGTGCATGCCCAGGTCAGCTGCCTGTGGTCTGGCTCTTCCTGTGTCAGTATGCCCACAGACACCATGGAATAGAGCATAACCCAGCACTTCTCTGGGCACAAAGCTGGTGGTGGGATGGGCGGGACCATCAGGACACAAATGTGGACTGAAGCTGCTCTTCTGGGAAGGAATCAGTTGGCAGAAGGCTGAGTGTGTCCCAAGCTCTGTCCAAAACCTGTTCTGTGAATTGAATGGGTTGAATCTCATCTTGTCCTCCTATGATCCCCATGGCTGGCAAAACCTTGCTCATATCAGCGGTTATAGAAATGTGACAGCCCCTTTCATTGAATCTCAGTGCTGAGCATAAAAGGAAGACACAGACTCTTGCAAGCTGCAGAGCACCAGGTAAAGGAGAGGCactgaaatttctctttctccatctcctccacCTCTCCTGCTCCAACCTTGGGGAGGCAAGCATAATCCAGCCTTAGCTGTGAAGAAGATATTCACAGACTCTGGGGAAGGGGTTGCCCTGCAGTGCTTGGCTCCACGTACCTTTGGCCTAttctggggctgtgcagagaggtaagagcagcagctccacgcTGGAAGCATgcagcagcctgttccatggcTGCTATATGGTGATGAGGCTCTGTAATTTACTGCTGTTGATCCTGTTGTAAACTAAGCTCTCACACATCTCTTCTCTCCCAGGACCAAGCAATACTGGCTGGAGACCAGACCCCAAGTACTGCATCATCCCAGACAGAGATCAAACACTTTGCAGTCTGTGCTGGATTGTGGCTGTGGAAAGGAAACCTTCCTTCCATGTGATGTGGGCTGCTGCATAGTGAACTATGCCTTGCCAGCATGTCTTCAGGCTGACCTGGCCCAattctgcacagctgctgcctggatGATGGACACAGCTGGCTGTGGGGTCACTGATGCTGTGGGAAAACCAGGGCCCAGATAGGACAGCTGCCCTGAAATCATCACTGGGAGCTGGGAACCAGTGCAGGCACCCGGACCAGCCTGCCTGCACCACCTGGGTGATTCCCAGAGCACGGGAGCCAACTCAGCAGCCCTTGATCGCTCTGTCAGTCCCACCAGCATCCTGTGCTTCCCCCAGTCAGTCTGCAGCTTGCACCAGACTTCTGCCTGCCTCCTGACCTCGATCAGTGGAGATTCTGGAATCAGCACAAAAACTATGTGAGTTGAGATAaaaagtcttctttttttctctcactttgtgtgtgtgtgtgctatTGGGCTGGATTTACCAGGAGCACAGTGGGTGGGAAATGGGTTGCAGTGCTGATCTCAGAGAAGTGCTGTGGTGCAGGCACAGCAGGAGGGTAAGCACAGCCCTCGCAGGGGTTCACCTGGGGTGGCTTTAggtggcagagctgccagcctTGCAAAGACATGCTTGTCTGAGTGTGTGGAAGCACAGTGCCTGTTGTAAATCCCCAAGTGATGAGGCTGCTTGAACGAAACTCTCTAACACAATGCATGCTTGGGCAGAGCCAGTGCCTGCAGCCAGCTCCtttgtgctgccagcagcactaACTGTGGTGTAGGCACATAAAATCAGGGTCAGCCCTGGTAATGCGGTGACAATCCCAGCATAACAATGAGCACTGCAACCATACCCCTCTGGCCACTACCAATTGCCTGGCTCTATTAATTGCCTTGATTAAGGCTCGCTGTAATAGGCTGCATGTGCCACCAGCACCTCTCACAGTACAGGATAATTGCAGTCCCTACCTTGTCTGTCTCCCcttaaattaattgaaaaataggAGAAACTTCTGTAAAACGGGAGGGCAAACTGTGCGTGCATGTGTGCACGGGTGCATGGGTGAGGGAGGTTGGCCAAGGCAAGCGATTCGGTGCCCTCGGGATGCTGAGTTCTGAGTGCTATCTCAGCAGAACTGTTCCCATGTTGGGATCCAGTGAGAGACTCCAAAAGTTATTCCAAAGATGTAAATCAGTGTAAACTGCCTTCTTCCTTCAGCCCTTCCCTGAGGCTCTGTCTGCCCACATTTCCGTTCTCCTGCTGATGCCTCTCATGTAAATCCCTTGTAGTAGGTGCCACAGGAGATCcaggggaggaaagaaaatgtggaGGCTGGAGTACGCTCTGAAGGATGCTGAAGCAGTCAGCAGACAGACTGTTCCTCCTGcacccagggatggggctttgTCCAATTTCTCACCTCTGCTGTGGTTTTGTGCAAAGCTTGGCATTCCCGTGCCCTTCTACTGATGGGCCCTCCCTCATCAGAGCTGCCTGGTAGTCCTTTGGTTTTCCATCTCTCCTGTTTGGTGTTTGACCCTTCCGCTGCTGGGGGACCGCTGTGGATCTGCCACAAcaggagcagcagtgtgtgtATGCGGGGCCATCCTCTGCAGTTTGTTGTTGCAAGAGCAGTGACTGTGTGAGGGTGGTCAGGGGGCCCTGTGAAGTTCTCTGGCTGCTGATGCCCATCGGGCAGCAGTGTTGCAGCTGTCAATGGCAGGATTTGGCTACAACACCTGGTCCATGGGAGCTGAGATCAGGAACAGCTTGGCAGGTGCGATGCCGAGGGCAAGCTGGAGAGGCTGCACCCCAGCACAGCTACTGGGCGCCATTCAATAGGACCAGGAGCCCGAGAGCTCCAGGTGTGGGGTCCCCCAGCCtcacaaagagagaaagaaggctGCAGCGGTCCTGGAGCGTACGTGGGATGAGAAGCGCAGGGCAGGGCACAAGGACCAAAGGGCGCCCGTGCAGCCCTTTCCCCGGCCCCAGCCCGGACCCGCATCCTCAGGTTACCCGCGGNNNNNNNNNNNNNNNNNNNNNNNNNNNNNNNNNNNNNNNNNNNNNNNNNNNNNNNNNNNNNNNNNNNNNNNNNNNNNNNNNNNNNNNNNNNNNNNNNNNNGGAGGAGCCCGGTTCCCCAGCGCCGAGCGCCGTCCCACGCCGGGAGCTGCCCTCGCCCAGCC from Meleagris gallopavo isolate NT-WF06-2002-E0010 breed Aviagen turkey brand Nicholas breeding stock chromosome 9, Turkey_5.1, whole genome shotgun sequence includes:
- the LOC100541463 gene encoding tumor necrosis factor ligand superfamily member 10-like, producing MAILALQIASTTGLFVYFTMAISKLKAQSQGSSEELRCLQLINQQQEGSNLEELISNQSCLKLANTIKAYVATVTENVISRSVVNEAQRSYFNSSEGQVATKTLGKPSAHLTLRPQSPAQDGSSRRFGNLSQSCRHAITRWEDSTIHSHLQNITYRDGRLRVNQAGKYYVYSQIYFRYSRDGAGARVSVPQVVQCINWKTSYSQPILLLKGVGTKCWAPEAEYGLHALYQGGLFELKAGDELFVSVSSLAIDYNDEAASYFGAFRLDL